A DNA window from SAR86 cluster bacterium contains the following coding sequences:
- a CDS encoding iron transporter, which yields MHKITLAFLLIGLHFTSFSKNLPEMLIGKADISPGITFVFEGAIKDDVTPPNIFLLESSTDIHLEVLANWNDEAPRGSIEGGFIAYLDITAIILNQRTNESSKVFLLPHLNMSDNFHYARNIKLPGNREDLYTIIFFIEPPDINGIGLHYDWREEVGERIIEPKEFTFIDLNFLDIAQATRR from the coding sequence ATGCATAAAATTACTTTAGCTTTTTTATTGATCGGTTTACATTTCACCTCTTTTTCAAAAAATCTTCCAGAAATGCTTATAGGTAAGGCAGATATCAGTCCCGGTATTACTTTTGTTTTTGAAGGTGCGATTAAAGATGATGTTACCCCTCCAAATATCTTTTTGTTGGAGTCGTCTACAGATATACACCTTGAAGTTTTAGCTAATTGGAACGATGAAGCTCCAAGAGGTTCTATAGAAGGAGGTTTTATAGCCTATTTAGATATAACTGCAATTATCTTAAATCAAAGAACAAATGAATCTAGTAAAGTTTTCTTACTTCCTCATTTAAATATGTCTGATAATTTTCACTATGCAAGAAATATAAAATTACCAGGAAATAGAGAAGATCTATATACAATTATATTCTTTATTGAGCCGCCAGATATAAATGGCATTGGCCTTCATTATGATTGGCGAGAAGAGGTAGGGGAAAGAATTATTGAACCTAAAGAATTTACTTTTATAGATCTTAATTTTTTAGATATTGCACAAGCAACTAGAAGATGA
- a CDS encoding LysR substrate-binding domain-containing protein has product MISLKQIHYALAVSRTMHFKKAANDCFVSPSTLSNSITEMEKKLGIEVFERDNKKVLVTKIGKKFLDKAQAIKLGIEDIEKLGILEKGPLTGSLSIGIIPTIGPYLLPLVLPSLKSQYPKLKLTIVEGQSKVLIDKIKQGEIDTAILALPFDTEGLLALEFWQEDFYWITSSDDVQAGKNEISASELEESKLMLLEEGHCLKDQALDACKFPIDSLLNISASSLTTLIQLVAGKMGTTLVPQMALEQLFNSNPLLAKVHLDEPGPHRKLALIFRSTYPVINDILLIKELLKFKLEDHFN; this is encoded by the coding sequence ATGATTTCGCTCAAACAAATTCACTATGCTTTAGCAGTATCAAGGACTATGCACTTTAAAAAAGCGGCAAATGATTGTTTTGTTTCACCATCAACTCTTAGTAATTCTATTACAGAAATGGAAAAAAAATTGGGCATAGAAGTTTTTGAAAGAGATAATAAGAAAGTTTTGGTAACAAAAATTGGTAAAAAATTTTTAGATAAAGCGCAAGCAATTAAGTTAGGAATAGAAGATATAGAAAAGTTAGGAATTTTAGAAAAAGGGCCACTAACTGGCTCTTTATCAATAGGTATTATACCTACAATAGGACCATATTTATTGCCCCTCGTTTTGCCTTCTCTAAAATCTCAATATCCAAAATTAAAATTAACAATTGTTGAAGGTCAGTCTAAAGTTCTAATAGACAAGATAAAACAAGGCGAAATAGATACAGCTATTTTAGCTTTACCTTTTGATACGGAAGGTTTATTAGCATTAGAATTTTGGCAGGAAGATTTTTACTGGATAACATCTTCAGATGATGTTCAGGCTGGAAAAAATGAAATTTCAGCAAGTGAGTTAGAAGAATCTAAATTGATGTTGCTTGAAGAAGGGCATTGTTTAAAAGATCAAGCTTTAGATGCATGTAAGTTTCCAATTGATAGTCTTTTAAATATAAGTGCATCTAGTTTGACTACTTTGATTCAATTGGTAGCTGGTAAAATGGGTACAACTTTAGTTCCACAAATGGCACTAGAGCAGTTATTTAATTCAAATCCCTTATTAGCAAAGGTCCACCTTGATGAACCAGGACCTCATAGAAAATTAGCGTTAATTTTTAGATCTACTTACCCTGTAATTAACGATATTCTATTGATAAAAGAATTACTTAAATTCAAGTTAGAAGATCATTTTAATTAA